In Cicer arietinum cultivar CDC Frontier isolate Library 1 chromosome 7, Cicar.CDCFrontier_v2.0, whole genome shotgun sequence, a single window of DNA contains:
- the LOC101499002 gene encoding protein TILLER ANGLE CONTROL 1, whose protein sequence is MKIFNWMHKRFHHNNNLKDGFSSNMKKNETLINNIANHQALLKQVALTDMLGGWKDGILTIGTLGYDSLKEHYDMVHDDADDVENFYNAEQEELNPLINNTFEHNFEDVVCENHDDDANKEEEITIRTFKEIVVVTPLICNEIMEEANDVEADQKKRITLADLFLADSDVKIKLHYPAPKVLLEPCEKPNIKSKHGFSFAKKIIPLVKDNARPIKDIKKLMKKMLKRKIHPDLDVKNHKAEGQEINEEGIIIDNNMINEASDSSYFLPI, encoded by the exons atGAAG ATCttcaattggatgcacaagaggtTTCATCATAACAATAATCTCAAGG ATGGGTTTTCTTCAAACATGAAAAAGAATGAAACTTTAATCAACAACATTGCTAATCATCAAGCTTTGTTGAAACAAGTTGCTCTCACAGATATGCTTGGTGGTTGGAAAGATGGAATTCTAACCATTGGTACTCTTGGCTATGATTCATTGAAAGAACATTATGACATGGTTCATGATGATGCTGATGATGTTGAAAACTTCTATAATGCTGAACAAGAGGAACTTAATCCATTAATCAACAACACATTTGAACACAACTTTGAGGATGTTGTTTGTGAAAACCATGATGATGATGCTAACAAAGAGGAAGAAATAACGATTAGGACTTTTAAGGAAATTGTTGTGGTTACACCTTTGATTTGTAATGAAATCATGGAGGAGGCAAATGATGTCGAGGCTGATCAAAAGAAAAGGATCACATTAGCTGATTTGTTTCTTGCTGATTCTGATGTTAAGATTAAACTTCATTACCCTGCACCCAAAGTCTTGCTTGAGCCATGTGAAAAACCAAACATTAAATCAAAACATGGATTTTCTTTTGCTAAGAAGATCATTCCTCTTGTTAAGGACAATGCACGTCCAATTAAAGACATCAAGAAA TTGATGAAGAAGATGTTAAAGAGGAAAATTCATCCGGATCTTGATGTCAAGAATCACAAAGCAGAAGGTCAAGAAATCAATGAAGAAGGAATCATTATTGATAACAACATGATTAATGAAGCAAGTGACTCAAGTTATTTTCTCCCAATTTAA